In one window of Paludisphaera rhizosphaerae DNA:
- a CDS encoding transglutaminase family protein, with protein MKRIRISHRTEYHYHEPVRFGPHRALLRPREGHDLHIARSTLAVEPNADVRWYRDVYGNSIAILNFLETGETLRLVSEVDVDLYENQPIDCVVDPVAQWYPFQYDAAEQVEIVPYRLPTYPHDGPAVQQWLGDLYTPGRLTLTADLLNGLNNLVYRSFQYNRREEPGVQIPCETLRLGTGSCRDYAVFMMEAARHLGFAARFVTGYIQMGEGQHGATHAWTEIYIPGAGWRGFDPTNDKPAGSEHVSVAVSRDHEKASPLSGSWFGPAGAFNRLDVSVQVFEL; from the coding sequence ATGAAGCGTATTCGAATCTCTCACCGCACTGAGTACCACTACCACGAGCCCGTGCGGTTCGGCCCCCATCGGGCCCTGCTCCGCCCTCGCGAGGGCCACGACCTCCACATCGCCCGCTCCACGCTGGCCGTCGAGCCCAACGCCGACGTCCGCTGGTATCGCGACGTCTACGGCAACTCGATCGCCATCCTCAACTTCCTCGAAACTGGAGAGACGCTCCGTCTGGTCAGCGAGGTCGACGTCGACCTGTACGAAAACCAGCCCATCGACTGCGTCGTCGATCCCGTCGCCCAGTGGTACCCCTTTCAGTACGACGCGGCCGAGCAGGTTGAGATCGTCCCCTATCGCCTGCCGACGTATCCCCACGACGGCCCGGCAGTGCAGCAGTGGCTTGGGGATCTCTACACGCCGGGGCGGTTGACCCTCACGGCCGACCTTCTTAACGGGCTCAACAACCTCGTTTACAGGTCGTTCCAGTACAACCGTCGCGAGGAGCCAGGCGTGCAGATCCCCTGTGAGACCCTTCGGCTGGGGACCGGATCGTGCCGTGACTACGCCGTCTTCATGATGGAGGCCGCCCGGCACCTGGGCTTCGCCGCGCGGTTCGTCACAGGTTACATCCAGATGGGCGAGGGCCAGCACGGAGCGACCCACGCCTGGACCGAGATCTACATCCCCGGCGCCGGCTGGCGCGGATTCGACCCGACCAACGATAAGCCCGCCGGCTCCGAGCATGTCTCCGTCGCCGTCTCACGCGATCACGAGAAGGCCTCACCCCTCTCTGGCTCGTGGTTCGGCCCCGCCGGCGCGTTCAATCGTTTGGACGTCTCCGTCCAGGTCTTCGAACTGTAG
- a CDS encoding HK97-gp10 family putative phage morphogenesis protein, which produces MAKSKATIVTGIEEIDRRLRQLEPAIGKKVVRQAIRQALKPVLAAAKANAPVESGALKRSIKLRAVKPKVRRKGVVGLDVRVDKDSAEGGAWYAPRVELGDSTHVGHPFMAPAYAAQGPKAREIAQRLILAGVMHQVRLLGKE; this is translated from the coding sequence ATGGCCAAGTCCAAGGCGACGATTGTCACGGGGATCGAGGAAATCGACCGGCGGCTCCGGCAACTGGAGCCGGCGATCGGCAAGAAAGTCGTCCGCCAGGCGATCCGCCAAGCCCTCAAGCCGGTCCTCGCCGCGGCCAAGGCCAACGCCCCCGTGGAATCCGGGGCCCTCAAGCGGTCGATCAAGCTGCGAGCGGTCAAACCCAAGGTGAGGCGCAAGGGCGTCGTAGGGCTCGACGTGCGCGTCGACAAGGACTCCGCCGAGGGGGGCGCCTGGTACGCGCCGCGCGTCGAGTTGGGCGACTCGACGCACGTCGGTCACCCGTTCATGGCACCGGCCTACGCGGCCCAGGGCCCGAAAGCTCGAGAGATCGCCCAGCGGCTGATCCTCGCCGGGGTCATGCACCAGGTCCGCCTCCTGGGCAAGGAGTGA
- a CDS encoding carboxypeptidase-like regulatory domain-containing protein, translating into MIGLVPGDCCGCSPVCSRTWTITGCSNYPLPGAVVTMTSTGGIITSGTTGSDGKVTLGHGATSGTYTVTHPSGRFNGASGSFSSCTGATTQGVQLFAASGYRCCGSLLGPSTPTPYPVSTSLTLTDVGGSQSVALSTLCDFTVCSLRPNADNYAADCSSVASMTCYDAYTGLFIPIAGPKTVGTGSIYVWYTLSSTSGGWQLSQGYYWCVGYCYWNGATCPPDVYAGNYTRDKVRYWRVPGNCSGTGLGGAGLKTDVSTGFTVNSLEPFNVTFHFAGGTGFGPSDALPGGVCTPTPTPLTGNPYSMDVTISG; encoded by the coding sequence ATGATCGGTCTCGTCCCGGGCGACTGCTGCGGATGCTCTCCCGTCTGCTCGAGGACGTGGACGATCACTGGTTGCTCCAATTACCCGCTCCCCGGGGCCGTGGTCACGATGACCAGCACCGGCGGCATCATCACGAGCGGGACGACGGGCTCCGATGGGAAAGTCACGCTGGGCCATGGGGCGACCTCGGGGACCTATACCGTCACCCACCCATCCGGGAGGTTCAACGGGGCCTCTGGGTCGTTCTCAAGCTGCACCGGGGCGACCACGCAAGGCGTCCAACTGTTCGCCGCAAGCGGCTATCGCTGCTGCGGTTCGCTGCTCGGGCCGTCGACGCCGACGCCTTATCCGGTCTCCACAAGCCTGACCCTGACCGACGTCGGCGGCTCGCAGTCGGTCGCGCTGTCGACCCTCTGCGACTTCACCGTCTGCTCGCTGCGTCCCAACGCCGACAACTACGCGGCGGACTGCAGCAGCGTCGCGAGCATGACCTGCTATGACGCGTACACCGGGCTGTTCATTCCTATCGCCGGCCCGAAGACGGTCGGGACCGGGTCGATCTACGTATGGTACACGCTGTCGTCGACGTCGGGCGGCTGGCAACTCTCCCAGGGCTACTACTGGTGCGTCGGCTACTGCTACTGGAACGGGGCGACGTGCCCGCCCGACGTGTACGCCGGCAACTACACACGGGACAAGGTCCGGTACTGGCGGGTGCCGGGCAACTGCTCGGGGACCGGCCTGGGCGGAGCCGGCCTCAAAACGGACGTCTCGACCGGGTTCACGGTCAACTCGCTGGAGCCGTTCAACGTGACGTTCCACTTCGCCGGCGGGACCGGCTTCGGGCCGTCCGACGCCCTTCCCGGCGGAGTCTGCACGCCGACGCCGACGCCGCTTACCGGCAACCCCTACTCGATGGACGTAACGATCTCGGGGTGA
- a CDS encoding TAXI family TRAP transporter solute-binding subunit, whose amino-acid sequence MTRGFGVWLWVVGVCLAAMVATYVMFVEPPPPRRLVMAGGGRGGAYHRFAERYAEELRRDGLTLEIRDTAGSVENLKLLGDDKSGVSLAIVQSGVAGGAQGEKVLALGSLYREPLWLFHRVEKPVGRLGDLKGARIGVGADGSGTQAVALKMLAANGLVEGEDSPGTGPTVKLFRHDAANAAEALRKGELDAAFFVAAFEADSIRSLLDNDGVRLFSFERQEAYRRRFRFLAPVTLPAGIVDLAQDVPAKDVALLAPTAMLAVRADFHPALVPVLLTAARRIHGGGDVLNEPREFPSASYCDLPVGEDAQRFYTSGQPVLQRMLPFWVASMADRAKLMLIPLVMLAMPLFRAAPPLIRWRTRRKIYRWYAALRDVDQRLAAGISGDDLDRQIERLRGIEHQVVWLDVPLSYMEEFYHLRMHLGMLQRRLAELREGGGGDPEATVD is encoded by the coding sequence ATGACCCGAGGGTTCGGAGTGTGGCTGTGGGTCGTCGGCGTCTGCCTGGCGGCGATGGTCGCGACCTACGTCATGTTCGTCGAGCCCCCGCCGCCGCGACGGCTCGTGATGGCCGGCGGCGGTCGCGGCGGCGCGTACCACCGCTTCGCCGAGCGATACGCCGAGGAGTTGCGCAGAGATGGCCTGACGCTGGAAATCCGCGACACCGCCGGCTCGGTCGAGAACCTGAAGCTTCTCGGCGACGACAAGTCCGGCGTCTCGTTGGCGATCGTCCAGAGCGGAGTTGCTGGCGGAGCGCAGGGAGAGAAGGTACTCGCCCTGGGGAGCCTGTACCGTGAGCCCCTTTGGCTCTTCCACCGCGTCGAGAAACCCGTCGGACGGCTGGGCGACCTGAAGGGGGCTCGGATCGGCGTCGGCGCGGACGGCAGTGGGACGCAGGCCGTGGCCCTGAAGATGCTCGCCGCCAACGGACTGGTCGAAGGAGAGGACTCGCCCGGAACAGGCCCAACAGTCAAACTCTTCCGCCACGACGCTGCCAATGCGGCCGAAGCCCTCCGCAAAGGCGAGCTTGACGCCGCTTTCTTCGTCGCCGCCTTCGAGGCCGACTCAATCCGTTCCCTGCTGGACAACGACGGGGTCCGGCTCTTCTCTTTCGAACGCCAGGAGGCGTATCGCCGTCGGTTCCGGTTCCTTGCGCCGGTGACTCTGCCGGCGGGGATTGTCGACCTGGCCCAGGACGTGCCGGCGAAGGACGTCGCCCTGCTGGCCCCCACGGCTATGCTGGCAGTCCGCGCCGACTTCCACCCTGCACTCGTACCAGTTCTTCTGACGGCCGCCCGGCGCATCCACGGCGGGGGAGACGTCCTCAACGAGCCGCGCGAATTCCCCTCCGCGTCGTACTGCGACCTCCCCGTCGGCGAGGACGCCCAGCGGTTCTATACGTCGGGCCAGCCGGTCCTCCAGAGAATGCTGCCGTTCTGGGTGGCCTCGATGGCCGACCGCGCCAAGTTGATGCTGATCCCGCTGGTCATGCTGGCGATGCCCCTCTTCCGCGCGGCGCCGCCTCTGATCCGATGGCGGACCCGCCGCAAGATCTACCGTTGGTACGCCGCCCTTCGCGACGTCGACCAGCGGCTGGCGGCGGGGATCTCGGGCGACGATCTCGACCGTCAGATCGAACGGCTGCGAGGAATCGAGCATCAGGTAGTCTGGTTGGACGTGCCGCTCAGCTACATGGAGGAGTTTTATCACCTCCGGATGCACCTGGGGATGTTGCAGCGACGCCTCGCCGAGTTGCGGGAGGGCGGCGGCGGCGACCCCGAGGCGACCGTCGACTGA
- the metF gene encoding methylenetetrahydrofolate reductase [NAD(P)H] gives MHILDIFDANPTTFSFEFFPPKTDKASADLFENIARLQELQPSFVSVTYGAGGSTRERTHDLIVRIQQQTNLTAVSHLTCVCHSEPELTGILERYASSGIENILALRGDPPRTLENYDPKADAFQFAEQLVRFVRSRPASDTRGFGVGVAGFPEGHPGTPNRREEMDNLKRKVDAGADYICTQLFFCNDDFYDFRERCDLAGIRVPILAGIMPITSRETMMRMFELALGARVPAKLLRAIDRCADNEAVSKVGVHWATEQCRDLLDNQVRGLHFYTLNRSDATRRIYENLGAKDSLALVARRPA, from the coding sequence ATGCACATTCTCGACATCTTCGACGCCAACCCCACGACCTTCAGCTTCGAGTTCTTCCCGCCGAAGACCGACAAGGCGTCGGCCGACCTGTTCGAGAACATCGCCCGGCTCCAGGAGCTGCAGCCGTCGTTCGTCTCCGTGACCTACGGTGCCGGCGGCTCGACCCGCGAGCGCACTCACGACCTGATCGTCCGGATCCAGCAGCAGACGAACCTGACGGCCGTCTCGCACCTGACCTGCGTCTGCCACTCCGAGCCCGAACTCACCGGCATCCTCGAGCGCTACGCCTCCTCCGGCATCGAGAATATCCTGGCCCTCCGTGGCGACCCGCCCCGGACGCTCGAAAACTACGACCCCAAGGCCGACGCCTTCCAGTTCGCCGAGCAACTCGTCCGCTTCGTCCGCTCGCGTCCCGCGTCCGATACGCGGGGCTTCGGCGTGGGGGTCGCCGGCTTCCCCGAGGGGCATCCCGGCACGCCCAACCGTCGCGAGGAGATGGACAACCTCAAGCGCAAGGTCGACGCCGGGGCGGATTACATCTGCACCCAGCTCTTCTTCTGCAACGACGATTTCTACGACTTCCGCGAGCGCTGCGACCTGGCCGGGATCCGCGTGCCGATCCTGGCCGGGATCATGCCGATCACCTCGCGCGAGACGATGATGCGGATGTTCGAGTTGGCCCTCGGTGCCCGCGTCCCCGCCAAGCTGCTGCGGGCCATCGACCGTTGCGCCGACAACGAGGCCGTCTCCAAGGTGGGCGTCCACTGGGCTACCGAGCAATGCCGCGACCTCCTGGACAATCAGGTGCGCGGCCTGCACTTCTACACCCTCAACCGCTCCGACGCCACTCGCCGGATCTACGAGAACCTCGGCGCCAAGGACTCCCTGGCCCTGGTCGCC
- a CDS encoding restriction endonuclease: protein MTPEDPQQHSPVFTGRLSYGRRWTTVETNAIFDPASIWVMQSIIVPGEQTNEGVLIESVTLVWRELARQLAADPSLAFRIDAHVWEGIVAAAYKAEGFDEVILTPRSGDYGRDVIAIKKDFGSIRFIDQVKRYNPEKVIVTADDVRALVGVLLSDSKATKAFVTTTSDFAPGIMTDPFISQHIPYRLVLQNGSALRERINRLAVSEQA, encoded by the coding sequence ATGACCCCCGAAGATCCCCAACAACACTCGCCTGTATTCACCGGCCGTCTCTCATATGGGCGCCGGTGGACAACCGTAGAAACGAACGCAATCTTTGACCCGGCAAGCATTTGGGTGATGCAGAGCATCATCGTACCCGGCGAACAGACAAACGAAGGGGTCCTGATTGAATCGGTTACTCTTGTGTGGCGGGAGCTTGCTCGGCAACTGGCGGCCGACCCGTCGTTGGCTTTCCGAATTGATGCCCATGTTTGGGAAGGAATCGTGGCCGCAGCGTATAAGGCCGAGGGCTTCGACGAGGTGATCCTGACGCCAAGAAGCGGAGATTACGGCCGGGACGTCATCGCCATTAAAAAGGACTTCGGATCCATTCGTTTTATCGATCAGGTGAAGCGTTACAATCCCGAGAAGGTCATAGTCACCGCCGACGATGTCAGAGCGCTCGTGGGAGTGTTGCTGTCGGACTCGAAGGCCACGAAGGCCTTTGTCACCACCACCTCGGATTTTGCTCCGGGGATTATGACAGATCCTTTCATCTCGCAGCACATACCTTATCGCCTGGTTCTGCAGAACGGTTCTGCGCTGCGCGAGCGAATCAATAGACTCGCGGTGAGCGAACAGGCTTAA